From a single Campylobacter concisus genomic region:
- a CDS encoding SemiSWEET family transporter: protein MSEKNLQILGWIGTCLSVVMYFSYIPQIMGNLDGNKTPFIQPLAAALNCTIWTSYGLLKAKKDYPLSAANFPGIIFGLLATITAF from the coding sequence ATGAGCGAAAAAAATCTACAAATTTTAGGCTGGATCGGCACATGCCTATCAGTTGTTATGTACTTTTCATACATCCCACAAATAATGGGTAATCTTGACGGCAACAAGACGCCTTTTATACAGCCACTAGCGGCTGCACTAAACTGCACAATCTGGACAAGTTACGGACTATTAAAAGCTAAAAAAGACTATCCACTTTCTGCTGCAAACTTCCCAGGCATAATCTTTGGTCTTTTGGCAACTATAACAGCGTTTTAA